From the genome of Bactrocera oleae isolate idBacOlea1 chromosome 2, idBacOlea1, whole genome shotgun sequence, one region includes:
- the Enoph gene encoding enolase-phosphatase E1 encodes MPEFTVKLILSDIEGTTTSISFVKDVLFPYAKAHSKAFLEETWNNAETQSIVQDLRNLPQYKEYLRPVDEQPSASPGNVASFVNFLIEKDLKLGPLKTLQGLVWAKGYANGNIKGHIYADVLPAFKRWHEAGLRVAIYSSGSVKAQQLLFGQTVMGNLLPYISGHYDTAVGHKQQKESYVNIAKDLDLPVEDILFLTDIVKEAEAAHDAGMQVALLNRPGNAPLTDDDKTAFTFVDNFDNLKINLKK; translated from the exons ATGCCTgaattcacagtgaaattaatacTCAGCGATATTGAGGGAACCACGACATCCATTAGTTTTGTAAAG GATGTGCTCTTTCCCTATGCAAAAGCACACTCCAAGGCATTTCTAGAAGAGACTTGGAATAATGCCGAGACACAAAGTATTGTACAGGATCTACGCAACCTACCACAATACAAGGAGTACTTGAGACCGGTTGATGAACAACCTTCCGCATCGCCCGGGAATGTAGCcagttttgttaattttcttaTAGAAAAAGATCTTAAATTAGGGCCATTAAAAACTCTTCAAGGATTGGTTTGGGCGAAAGGTTATGCAAACGGTAACATTAAAGGACA CATTTATGCTGATGTGCTTCCAGCATTTAAGAGATGGCATGAGGCTGGTCTACGCGTCGCTATCTACTCTAGTGGTAGTGTAAAGGCACAACAACTACTCTTTGGTCAAACAGTGATGGGAAATCTACTACCCTATATTAGCGGCCATTATGACACAGCCGTTGGTCATAAGCAACAAAAAGAGTCGTATGTAAATATAGCCAAAGATTTGGATTTACCAGTGGAAGACATACTGTTCCTAACTGATATAGTAAAag aGGCTGAAGCAGCTCACGATGCTGGAATGCAGGTTGCTTTACTAAACCGACCAGGCAATGCGCCTTTAACTGACGACGATAAAACTGCATTTACTTTTGTtgataattttgataatttaaagataaatttaaaaaagtaa